In Leuconostoc kimchii IMSNU 11154, one genomic interval encodes:
- a CDS encoding DUF3324 domain-containing protein: MVFQQKESEAESSASSKGTSVQNHYAYAVALSLKETDDRVAPNLNLLTVKPAQNNARNVINVGIQNDQSILLSKVKVDAKIYAKGGKSPVYSSLTNEMQMAPNSNSPYPVALKGTAMKPGNYTLKLAVTGTAYDKPKTWHFTRDVKIKSTEAKTLNQSDVDLKANTNNNNWIYILIGALLFLVIILLIVVLIRQNKKSKS; encoded by the coding sequence ATTGTTTTTCAACAAAAAGAGAGTGAGGCTGAAAGTAGTGCTTCAAGTAAGGGAACCAGCGTACAAAACCACTACGCTTATGCCGTGGCACTTAGTTTGAAAGAAACAGATGACCGGGTCGCGCCTAACTTGAATTTATTAACAGTTAAGCCAGCTCAGAACAACGCACGAAATGTCATCAATGTGGGTATTCAAAATGATCAATCTATTTTATTATCAAAGGTTAAGGTAGACGCTAAAATATATGCTAAAGGTGGCAAGTCACCAGTATATTCGTCGTTGACTAATGAGATGCAGATGGCGCCAAATAGTAATTCCCCGTATCCTGTTGCATTAAAAGGGACAGCAATGAAACCTGGTAATTACACGTTGAAACTAGCTGTCACGGGCACTGCTTACGACAAGCCGAAAACGTGGCATTTTACAAGAGATGTTAAAATAAAGTCAACAGAAGCAAAAACACTGAATCAATCTGATGTTGATTTAAAAGCAAATACGAATAACAATAACTGGATCTATATCCTTATAGGTGCTTTGTTGTTCCTCGTGATTATACTATTAATCGTTGTTTTGATTAGGCAAAACAAAAAATCAAAATCGTAA
- a CDS encoding ketopantoate reductase family protein — translation MKIAIAGFGALGARLGVKLQTAGHEVTGIDGWPAHIAAINTNGLTVIHDNQAPRKYFVPVMTAQEVTGEFDLIILLTKTPQLDRMLTDIAPVITKKTQLLVLSNGLGNIEVIEKHVARDQILAGVTLWTSSLVKPGEIHTTGSGSIKLQAIGHANAKPVVDAMNQAGLHVELTDDVLTAIWHKAGINSVLNPLSVLLDANIAEFGTAGNGMDLALTILNEIQKVGALQGIKVDIAAIMSDLTNLLKPENAGNHYPSMYQDIQNGKRTEIDFLNGYFAKIGQQEDVPTPLNMMITHLIHAKEDIERVKIAKQQETFEI, via the coding sequence ATGAAAATAGCAATTGCAGGATTTGGCGCACTTGGTGCACGATTAGGTGTTAAGTTACAAACTGCTGGTCATGAGGTTACGGGAATTGATGGGTGGCCAGCCCATATTGCCGCCATTAATACCAATGGCTTAACCGTCATTCATGATAATCAAGCGCCTAGGAAGTATTTTGTACCTGTTATGACAGCGCAAGAAGTTACCGGAGAATTTGATTTAATCATTCTATTAACAAAGACACCGCAACTTGATCGCATGTTAACAGATATTGCGCCAGTTATTACTAAGAAGACACAATTACTTGTGTTATCTAATGGTTTAGGAAATATTGAAGTCATCGAAAAGCATGTGGCACGTGATCAAATTTTGGCTGGGGTGACACTATGGACATCAAGTTTAGTCAAGCCAGGGGAAATTCATACGACTGGTAGCGGTTCGATTAAATTACAAGCCATCGGTCACGCGAATGCTAAACCAGTGGTTGATGCCATGAATCAGGCTGGATTACATGTTGAACTGACTGATGACGTGTTGACTGCGATTTGGCATAAAGCAGGGATCAATTCAGTTTTGAATCCATTGTCGGTACTACTAGATGCTAATATTGCTGAATTTGGTACTGCTGGCAACGGGATGGACTTGGCTTTAACAATACTGAATGAAATTCAAAAAGTCGGTGCATTGCAGGGTATTAAAGTGGATATTGCTGCAATTATGTCTGATTTAACAAATTTATTAAAACCAGAAAATGCGGGAAATCATTATCCATCGATGTACCAAGATATTCAAAATGGTAAGCGAACAGAGATTGATTTTTTGAATGGTTATTTTGCAAAAATTGGTCAGCAAGAAGATGTGCCAACACCGCTCAATATGATGATTACACACCTGATTCACGCCAAAGAAGACATTGAACGTGTCAAAATTGCTAAACAGCAGGAAACTTTTGAAATTTAG